ATCACTTCAATTGCCACCCGCGAGTTTTCATCTTGATCTAAAAGTTTGTCAAGAATTGAGTCAGCAATTTGGTCACAAATTTTATCAGGATGGCCTTTTCCAACAGATTCGGCGACTGAAATTTTTGATATTTTCATTTTTTCCCTTTGTTAATAGCTAAAAATTAGGCAGCTTTTTGTTTTGCTTGGAGAAATTCTTCAAATGAGAGTGATTTTTGGCGTTTTGTTGTCAGTTTTCCGTTATTTATTTTGATAATTAAATCGGCCAAAGGTTCCATTTGGGGATCGTGAGAAACCATGACAATTGTTGTTTTATATTTTTTATTGATATATTTAAGAATTCTTAAAACAATATTTGTGTTATTTTCATCAAGAGCACCAGTTGGCTCGTCGGCAAAAATTATTTTTGCGTTTTTCACAAGCGCTCTTAATATTGAAATTCGCTGTTGTTGACCACCGGACATTTGTGATGGAAATTTAAATTTTATATCATCTAGTTCAAATTCAGAAAATAAATCCTGGATGTCTAAAAGTTTTGTTTTATCACCTTGAAGATAAGCGCCAACTTGAACATTATCATATCCATTTATATTTCCTAGAAGATTATATGATTGAAAAATAAATGAAACTTTTTGACGACGGAATTTTGTAAGCTCTGAATTTTTAAGATAGGCTAAATTAACAGAATCAACAATTATATCACCTTCAGTTGCCCTATCAAGACCTGACATTAAATTCAATATTGTTGACTTTCCTGATCCGGATTTACCATTTAAAATAGCAAAATCACCCTCGGCGATACTAAAACTAATATCTGCAAAAACTTTTGTAACAACAGAGCCAAAAAGATAATATTTTGATACGTTTTTAAAATCTATTATCGAACCAGGTAAGTTAGCATCTTGAATTTTACCAACTTTAACTCGTGGAGTATCATTTGCTCAGCGAATTAATTTTAATTGCTTTGCTGATAAATTTTCTGACTCAGTTTCTTTAATTATTTTTAAGGCTTTTGTTTGTCTTTCGACTTTTTTTGCCTTTGAAAAAAAACTTAATGACATATTTACTCCTGTATTGCTAGTTCAACTAGTTTTTATAATATAATTTAATGTAATTTAACTTTTACATTAAAGGCTAAATTATAATACAAAAGTTAAATTTTAAAATATTTTTTAAAATTTAATGCAAAAAAATAACTGCTATTGAACTAAAATAAAAAAAGAATTTTACAAAAGTAAAAAACAAGGCATGCCAGGAATAAAACTAATTTCAATTCTTAATCTGTTTAATTCTTAATCTGGCAGGATAATTAAATGTAGTTGTTATATCAGAACATTTAAAATTTACTAATAATTTTTTTTTCTTTTTTTAATTGTTTTTTAAGGTAAAATTTACTTAATTAAAATAAGAAATAAAAACAAAATGGAGGCAAAAATGGCAGAGGTCTTATATATAAAGTCACATTTAAATCAAAATTCAACTTCTAATAATGTTGCAAAACTTTTTATTGAACATTATAAAGAGCAAAATCCTAATGCAACTATTAATGAATTTGATCTTAACGATTATAAAGTCGGACAAGTTTCCCTAAATTCAGAAAATTTTTCAAGCTTTTGAAAAGAAGTTGATGCTGATTTTTGAATTGAAAAACTAAAACAAGCCAAAAAAGTAATTATTTCATCACCGATAATAAATTGAGGCTATTCAGCCCAAATTAAAAATTTTTTCGATGCAGTTTGTCTTGCTGATCGTACATTTTCTTATAAATATTCAAAAAAAGGTGGAGCAATTGGTCTTCTTGATAATATTGAAAATGTCCAAATTATATTAAGTTCACATTCAAAACAAGAAGAACTACCAAGTCCAAATCCAGCTGAGACAATCATTGGTACTTTTAATTTTCTTGGTGCTAAAAAAATTAATAATCCGCTTATTATTGAACAGTCTTATAAATATAAAGAAAATGGTTTTGATGAGAGTCTCGTAAAACAAATCAAAGAAACAGCTAAAAGTTTTTAAAAAAAATAAAAATAGGAAAATTATGAATATTCTAGTTTTAAAGTCATCAGTTAATGAAAAAAAAGGATCATATTCTTCAACTCTTTCAGATCTTTTTGTTAAATTTTACCGTGAATTTAATCCTCAGGATCAAATTGAAGTTCTTGATCTAAATAAATTCGATATCGCTAACATTAATTTAACAGAAAAAAATTTTGAAGATGGTAGTTTTTACCAAAATGCACAAACAGAGTTTTGAATTGATAAATTAAAAAAAGTAGATAAAGTTGTTTTTTCAACTTCAATGACAAATTTTAACTATTCAGCCACAACCAAAAACTTTTTTGATGCAATTACAATCCCAAATCAAACCTTTAGTCTTAACAAAGAAACTGGCGAATATCACGGATTATTAGATAATATCAAAAATGTACAAATTCTTACAGCCCAAGGAGCCCCAATTGGTTGATATCCATTTGGAAATCATACTGCCTTAATTAAACAAATTTTTGAATTTTTAGGCGCTAAAATTGTCTCAAGCCCTTTTGTTCTTGCGGGAACAAAAGTAGCGCCGGCAAATCAACTATCAATTAGCGATTTTGTTGAACAGCATCGCGATGAAATTAAAAAATTAGCGCAAAATTTTTAAAATATAGAAAAACAAGTATAATTTTATAATTGATTTAAAAAAAATTATAAGGACTAACATGAAAAAAAATATCCATCCTGTTCAACACGATTTAGCTCTAACTTGTTCAACTTGTAATTCAGAATTTACTATCAAAACAGTAGTTGATAAATTTACAATTGATATTTGTTCTGGTTGTCATCCTCAGTTTACTGGTGATAGATCACTTAGTCGAACCACCGGAAGAATTGAAAGATTTCGTCGAATGGCGGCAAAAGCGCAAAAAAATCCTACAAAAAAATAGTTAATAATTTTAAATATGATTACAAAATTAAATAAATTACAAGCAAATCTGACTGTTTTGTATACTAATTTGAAAAATTTTCATTGAAACCTACAAGATGTAGATTTTTTAGTTATTCATAAATATACAGACAAATTAGCACAAAAAACAATTGAATTTATTGACCAAGTAGCTGAAAAAATCCGTTCATTAGGTCAAGTTGCAATTTCAAGTTTTGATGAAATTAGTCAAAATTCAGATTTAGAAATATTTAATTCAAAAATTTGAACTTCTGATATAGTTCTTGAAAAAATTGGCAAACAAATCAAGCTAATTCTTGAAGTTTGCAAAAATATCCAACAAGACGAGTCAAATTTTG
This sequence is a window from Mesomycoplasma ovipneumoniae. Protein-coding genes within it:
- a CDS encoding ABC transporter ATP-binding protein; its protein translation is MSLSFFSKAKKVERQTKALKIIKETESENLSAKQLKLIRWANDTPRVKVGKIQDANLPGSIIDFKNVSKYYLFGSVVTKVFADISFSIAEGDFAILNGKSGSGKSTILNLMSGLDRATEGDIIVDSVNLAYLKNSELTKFRRQKVSFIFQSYNLLGNINGYDNVQVGAYLQGDKTKLLDIQDLFSEFELDDIKFKFPSQMSGGQQQRISILRALVKNAKIIFADEPTGALDENNTNIVLRILKYINKKYKTTIVMVSHDPQMEPLADLIIKINNGKLTTKRQKSLSFEEFLQAKQKAA
- a CDS encoding FMN-dependent NADH-azoreductase, with the protein product MAEVLYIKSHLNQNSTSNNVAKLFIEHYKEQNPNATINEFDLNDYKVGQVSLNSENFSSFWKEVDADFWIEKLKQAKKVIISSPIINWGYSAQIKNFFDAVCLADRTFSYKYSKKGGAIGLLDNIENVQIILSSHSKQEELPSPNPAETIIGTFNFLGAKKINNPLIIEQSYKYKENGFDESLVKQIKETAKSF
- a CDS encoding Dps family protein, with the translated sequence MITKLNKLQANLTVLYTNLKNFHWNLQDVDFLVIHKYTDKLAQKTIEFIDQVAEKIRSLGQVAISSFDEISQNSDLEIFNSKIWTSDIVLEKIGKQIKLILEVCKNIQQDESNFEIQHLIFPLIDELVLYYHKELWIIHAQKSNN
- the rpmE gene encoding 50S ribosomal protein L31; protein product: MKKNIHPVQHDLALTCSTCNSEFTIKTVVDKFTIDICSGCHPQFTGDRSLSRTTGRIERFRRMAAKAQKNPTKK
- a CDS encoding FMN-dependent NADH-azoreductase produces the protein MNILVLKSSVNEKKGSYSSTLSDLFVKFYREFNPQDQIEVLDLNKFDIANINLTEKNFEDGSFYQNAQTEFWIDKLKKVDKVVFSTSMTNFNYSATTKNFFDAITIPNQTFSLNKETGEYHGLLDNIKNVQILTAQGAPIGWYPFGNHTALIKQIFEFLGAKIVSSPFVLAGTKVAPANQLSISDFVEQHRDEIKKLAQNF